The Fusarium oxysporum Fo47 chromosome II, complete sequence genome includes a region encoding these proteins:
- a CDS encoding ATP adenylyltransferase-domain-containing protein: MDKSLIKAKFDSLVQAGLVFYDQEQRLIEYLDGGLKFQFLLTSALARKPTIQTAGAQTQQDIELSQQKREGSDINTAGYEICDVGRTHVLVANKFCFANPHLMLLTSDGHQRQYEPLNRGDLTAAWSVLTTLGDDYVTFFNCGRDGGCSRLHKHMQLIPKPKDSFASFLDADGTKEPNVPFQWFYQHFGHSKPDMDDLVTVYSDLLKQATKVGEGRSEHTDSSPPGAAVPHNFLLTQRWMVVLPRRRAAVNKEAGANAIGMMGVVAVATQSEIDGWIRLGSAAALTELGVPK, translated from the exons ATGGATAAATCActcatcaaggccaagttcGACAGCCTTGTCCAAGCAGGGCTGGTATTTTACGACCAAGAACAAAGGCTCATCGAATATTTGGATGGAGGATTGAAA TTTCAGTTCCTTCTCACTTCGGCTTTGGCAAGGAAACCGACCATTCAAACAGCTGGAGCCCAGACGCAACAGGATATCGAACTATCCCAGCAGAAGCGAGAGGGGAGTGACATCAACACAGCGGGTTATGAGATATGCGACGTTGGAAGAACGCATGTCCTGGTGGCCAACAAATTTTGCTTCGCCAACCCTCATTTGATGCTTCTGACTTCAGACGGCCACCAAAGGCAATACGAACCTTTGAATAGGGGCGATCTAACAGCAGCATGGAGTGTTTTGACTACATTGGGCGACGATTATGTTACCTTTTTCAATTGTGGACGAGATGGAGGATGTAGTCGATTGCATAAGCATATGCAGCTGATCCCAAAGCCGAAAGATAGCTTTGCATCTTTTCTCGATGCTGATGGTACAAAAGAGCCTAATGTTCCCTTTCAATGGTTCTACCAACACTTCGGACACTCTAAACCCGACATGGACGATTTGGTCACTGTTTACAGCGACCTTCTGAAGCAAGCCACCAAAGTTGGCGAAGGGCGATCTGAGCATACTGATAGCTCACCTCCTGGTGCTGCAGTTCCGCACAATTTTTTGCTTACGCAGAGGTGGATGGTTGTACTTCCAAGACGACGAGCGGCTGTTAATAAGGAAGCTGGAGCGAATGCTATTGGAATGATGGgcgttgttgctgttgcaaCACAAAGCGAGATTGATGGCTGGATCAGACTTGGATCAGCTGCCGCTCTTACAGAGCTTGGCGTGCCAAAATAG
- a CDS encoding kinase-like domain-containing protein — protein MSSSRYLRNLTRLVSGRSGCSVTSISELPKYPTSVARKSSTQAAPILHQYPPTTLEDPLTFPSTTYNTIDENVKVEEEEIAGYDASRFYPVRIGEVFQGRYQAVTKLGFGSSSTIWLAQDLRDRKYVALKIYVHTSRNHREIPVYETLSPILGKTRHHGGGNIRIFLDSFEMSGPNGRHKVLVLEGTQMSLRDYKEIFRTDGFDENFVKRAVKGLLNALDFLHTEAQLVHTDIHPGNLLLGLDDDSQLQPLVSMAFKSPVARKQVLECRTIYLSKVMRPRPGPILLSDFGEARTGLGPHAGDIMPLSYRAPEVIMSMPWNHSVDIWSVGLTAWDLLGMNRLFTARDGDGEMSDAAHLAELMATLGPPPREFLQRNSGRAADFWDEQVGKWKGLAPIPKNRSLEELETKLGDSSAFIAFLRRILTWMPEDRPTAKVLLQDPWLMTESSTSAKAESLGAEEQ, from the exons ATGTCATCGAGCAGATATCTCAGAAATCTTACGCGCCTGGTATCCGGAAGATCAGGTTGCTCTGTTACCTCAATATCAGAGCTTCCGAAGTACCCGACTTCTGTGGCGCGAAAGTCGTCTACTCAGGCAGCACCCATACTTCATCAATACCCGCCTACAACTCTTGAGGATCCGCTCACATTTCCATCAACTACGTATAATACTATCGATGAGAACGTtaaggttgaagaggaggaaatcGCCGGTTATGATGCTTCGCGATTTTATCCGGTCCGAATCGGGGAAGTCTTCCAAGGCCGGTATCAAGCGGTGACGAAGCTCGGCTTCGGAAGCTCATCCACAATATGGCTTGCCCAAGATTTAAG AGACCGCAAATATGTCGCTCTCAAGATCTACGTCCATACGTCCCGCAATCACCGAGAAATTCCCGTATACGAAACATTGTCACCAATCCTCGGCAAGACCAGACACCATGGAGGGGGAAACATCCGGATATTTTTAGACTCGTTCGAAATGAGCGGGCCTAATGGCCGTCATAAGGTACTGGTACTTGAAGGTACACAAATGAGTCTGCGTGACTACAAGGAAATCTTTCGAACAGATGGATTTGATGAAAATTTCGTCAAAAGAGCAGTCAAGGGGCTATTGAACGCTCTTGACTTTCTTCACACGGAAGCACAGTTAGTACACACAG ACATTCACCCCGGGAACCTATTGCTAGGCCTTGACGACGATTCACAGCTCCAACCTCTGGTGTCCATGGCCTTTAAATCACCTGTCGCACGAAAGCAAGTCTTAGAATGTCGAACAATCTACCTCTCAAAAGTCATGCGCCCAAGGCCAGGTCCAATCCTATTATCAGACTTTGGCGAGGCGAGGACCGGACTGGGACCACACGCTGGCGACATTATGCCGCTTTCATATCGCGCACCGGAAGTCATTATGAGCATGCCATGGAACCATTCTGTAGATATCTGGAGCGTTGGTCTGACCGCTTGGGATCTTCTCGGCATGAATCGGTTGTTCACGGCGagggatggagatggagaaatGAGCGATGCAGCGCATCTAGCCGAACTCATGGCAACGCTAGGTCCGCCACCCCGGGAATTTCTGCAGAGGAACTCTGGGAGAGCGGCTGACTTTTGGGACGAGCAAG TAGGCAAATGGAAAGGACTCGCACCTATCCCCAAGAACCGCTCtctggaagagcttgagacGAAGCTTGGGGACAGCTCGGCTTTCATTGCATTTCTACGGCGCATTTTAACTTGGATGCCAGAAGATAGACCTACTGCGAAGGTGCTACTACAGGATCCGTGGTTAATGACCGAGAGCAGTACTAGTGCGAAAGCTGAGTCGCTGGGTGCTGAGGAGCAGTAA